The genome window TTACCGACATCGATGACCATGGCCGTGAGGGCGTGGAGCTGGCCTACGATGAATGGCTGGCGGGCGTTCCTGGCAAGCGCCAGGTCATCAAGGATCGGCGCGGCAGACTGATCAAGGATGTCCAGGTCACCAAAAACGCCAAGGCCGGTAAGCCCTTGGCGTTGTCGATTGACCTGCGCCTGCAGTACCTGGCCAACCGTGAACTGCGTAACGCAATCATCGAAAACGGCGCCAAGGCTGGCAGCCTGGTGATCATGGACGTGAAGACCGGCGAGATCCTCGCCATGGTCAACCAGCCGACCTACAACCCGAACAACCGTCGCAACCTGCAGCCGGCGATGATGCGCAACCGCGCAATGATCGACGTGTTCGAGCCCGGTTCGACCATGAAAGCCATCTCCATGAGTGCCGCCCTGGAAACCGGGCGCTGGAAGCCAAGCGACAAAGTCGAGGTTTACCCGGGCACCCTGCAGTTGGGCAAATACACCATTCGTGACGTATCCCGTACCGAAGGCCCGGTGCTGGATTTGACCGGTATTCTGATCAACTCCAGTAACGTGGGCATGAGTAAGGTCGCCTTCGATATCGGCGGCGAAACCATCTACCACCTGGCGCAAAAAATCGGCTTGGGGCAACCCACCGGCCTGGATTTCCCGGGTGAGCGCGTGGGCAACCTGCCGAACTACCGCGACTGGAAAAAAGCCGAGACCGCTACGCTGTCCTACGGCTACGGGCTGTCGGTCACGGCGATCCAGTTGGCCCATGCCTTCTCTGTATTGGCCAATAATGGCCGTATGGTTCCGTTGAGCTTGATCCACGTCGACGAAGCGCCGAAAGCCACCCAGGTCATCCCGGAAAGCGTCGCCAAGACCATGCAAGGCATGCTGCAACAAGTGATCGAAGCGCCGCGCGGTGTATTCCGTGCCCAGGTGCCGGCGTATCACGTGGCCGGCAAGTCGGGTACCGCCCGTAAAACGTCGGTGGGCACCAAGGGTTACGCCGAAAACTCCTACCGTTCGCTGTTCGCCGGCTTCGGGCCGATGAGCGACCCGCGCTACGCCATTGTGGTGGTGATTGATGAACCGAGTAAGGCCGGCTACTTCGGTGGTCTGGTATCGGCACCCGTGTTCAGCAAAGTGATGTCCGGCACCCTGCGCCTGATGAACATCACGCCGGACAACTTGCCGCCGACTCAACAAGCGAACGCCGGACCACCGGCCGCTGCTGCCAAAGCCAATGGAGGGCGCGGCTGATGTCTCTTAGTTTGAACAAGATTTTTGCCCACGCCGGACGCGATCTGCTGATTCGCGAGTTGAGCCTGGACAGCCGTAATGTCCGCGCCGGTGACCTGTTCCTGGCGGTGCCGGGCGGCAAGCTCGATGGCCGTGCGCACATCGCTGATGCCCTGGCGCGCGGTGCGGCTGCGGTTGCTTATGAAGTGGACGGCGCCACTGTGTTGCCGATCACCGATGTGCCGCTGATTCCGGTCAAAGGGCTGGCAGCGCAGCTGTCGGATATTGCCGGGCGTTTCTATGGCGACCCGAGCCGCCAATTGAACCTGGTGGGCGTGACCGGCACCAACGGCAAGACCAGTGTGACCCAATTAGTCGCGCAAGCCCTTGACCAGCTGGGTCAGCATTGCGGCATCGTCGGCACCCTGGGCACGGGTTTTTATGGCGCGCTGCAAAGCGGCCTGCACACCACGCCGAACCCGATTGCCGTGCAAGCCACGCTGGCCGACCTGAAAAAGGCCGGTGCCAAGGCGGTGGCCATGGAAGTCTCCTCACACGGCCTGGACCAGGGGCGTGTGTCTGCCCTGGCGTTTGACGTGGCGGTGATGACCAACCTGTCCCGCGATCATCTCGATTACCACGGCACCATGGAGGCGTACGCCGCCGCCAAGGCCAAGCTGTTTGCCTGGAATGACCTGAAGTGCCGGGTGGTGAACCTGGATGACGCGTTCGGTCGCCAGCTGGCGGCTGAAGACAGCGAAGCACGCCTGATCAGCTACAGCCTGGAGGATTCCAGTGCGTACCTGTATTGCCGTGACGCGCAATTCAATGACGAAGGCGTGCTTGCCACGTTGGTTACGCCGCAGGGCGAGCACCACTTGCGCAGCGCACTTCTCGGCCGTTTCAACCTGAGCAACGTGCTTGCCGCCATCGGCGCACTGCTCGGTCTGGACTATGCGCTGGATGAAATCCTGCGCGTGCTGCCAAAACTGGAAGGCCCGGCCGGTCGCATGCAACGTTTGGGTGGCGGCAACCAGCCGCTGGTGGTGGTCGATTACGCCCATACACCGGACGCCTTGGAGAAAGTGCTCGAAGCCTTGCGCCCACACGCCAAGGGCAAATTGCTCTGCCTGTTCGGCTGCGGCGGTGATCGCGATCGCGGCAAACGTCCGTTGATGGCCGAGATCGTCGAGCGTTTGGCCGATGGCGTGCTCGTCACTGATGACAACCCACGCAGCGAAGCCCCGAGCCAGATTTTCGATGACATCCGTGTCGGCTTTAAAGACGCCTCCAAGGTGAGCTTCGTTGCCGGTCGCGGCGCAGCCATTGCGCAACTGATCGCCAGCGCCAGCGCTGACGATGTCGTGGTGCTGGCTGGTAAAGGTCACGAGGACTACCAGGAAATCAACGGCGAACGCCATGCCTTCTCCGACCTGGTCGAAGCCGATCACGCCCTGACGGCCTGGGAGGTTGCCCATGCTTAAGGCGATGAAGTTCAGCGAACTGACCCAGGCCTTGTCGGCCCGCGTACTGTCGAGCGATTGCAGCTTCGACGGCGTCAGTATCGACAGTCGCAACATCACGCCGGGGCAACTGTTTGTCGCATTGGCCGGCCCGCGTTTCGATGGTCACGACTACCTGAACGAAGTGGCCGCCAAAGGGGCCGTCGGCGCCTTGGTACAGCGCGAAGTAGCGGATTCCAGCTTGCCGCAGTTGTTGGTCGCTGACACTCGCCTGGCGTTGGGCCAACTCGGGGCGCTGAACCGCGCCGCCTTTAATAAGCCGGTTGCCGCCATCACCGGCTCCAGCGGCAAAACCACGGTCAAGGAATTGCTTGCAGGCGTGCTGCGCACGCGCGGGCCGGTCCTCGCTACCCGTGGCAACCTGAACAATGATTTCGGCGCTCCGCTGACCCTGCTCGAACTGGCCCCGGAACACACGTCGGCGGTGATCGAACTGGGCGCTTCGCGTATCGGCGAAATTGCCTACACCGTGGCGCTGACCAAGCCCCACGTTGCGATCATCAATAACGCCGGTACCGCTCACGTTGGCGAGTTCGGCGGCCCGGAAAAAATCGTCGAGGCCAAGGGCGAAATCCTGGAGGGCCTCGATGCGTCGGGCACCGCCGTGCTGAACCTCGACGACAAGGCTTTCGAGACCTGGCGTGTACGCGCCGCCGGTCGCAAGGTCCTGACGTTTGCCGTGCTGAACGCAGCGGCTGATTTCCACGCCTCCCGTATCACCGTCGACGCCCGTGGTTGCCCGTCCTTCACCTTGCACACCCCGCAAGGCAGCGAGCACGTGCAGCTGAATCTGCTGGGCAACCATAACGTCGCCAATGCCCTGGCCGCCGCTGCTGCCGCCCATGCCCTGGGTGTGTCGCTGTTCGGCATCGCCACCGGCCTGGGCGCGGTGCAGCCGGTTAAAGGCCGCACCGTTGCGCAGTTGGCTACCAATGGCATGCGCGTGATTGATGACACTTACAACGCCAACCAGTCCTCGGTCTGTGCCGCCATTGACCTGCTCAAAGGCTTCGAGGGTCGCAAGGTGTTGGTGCTGGGCGATATCGCCGAGCTGGGCGATTGGGCCGAACAGTCCCATCGCGAAGTCGGCGCCTACGCCACAGGCAAAGTCGATGCGCTCTACGCCGTCGGCCCGAACATGGCTCACGCAGTAAACGCCTTCGGTCCCGGCGCGCGGCATTTTGCAACCCAGGCCGAGCTGATCCAGGCGCTGGGCGTTGCTGAACAAGACAAACACACAACCATTTTGATCAAGGGATCGCGCAGCGCGGTGATGGAAAACGTCGTCGCGGCCTTGTGTGGCTCAAGTACGGAGAAACATTAATGCTGCTGCTGCTGGCTGAGTATCTGCAACAGTTCCACAAAGGCTTCGCGGTCTTTCAGTACCTGACCCTGCGCGGGATTCTGGGTGTGCTGACCGCGCTGTCTCTGTCGCTGTTCCTGGGGCCGTGGATGATCCGCACCCTGCAGAGCCTGCAAATTGGTCAATCGGTTCGCAATGACGGCCCGCAGTCGCACCTGTCCAAGTCCGGCACCCCGACCATGGGCGGCGCGCTGATCCTGTCGTCCATCGGCATCAGCACCTTGCTGTGGGCCGACCTGCATAATCGCTACGTGTGGGTCGTGCTGCTGGTGACCCTGCTGTTCGGCGCCATCGGCTGGGTCGATGACTACCGCAAAGTGATCGAAAAGAACTCCAAGGGCCTGCCGAGCCGCTGGAAATATTTCTGGCAGTCGGTGTTCGGCCTTGCGGCGGCGATCTTCCTTTACACCACTGCGCCGAGCGCCGTGGAAACCACCTTGATCATCCCGATGCTCAAGGATGCGAGCATTCCACTGGGCATTGGCTTCGTGGTGCTGACCTACTTCGTCATCGTCGGCTCCAGCAACGCCGTGAACCTGACTGATGGCCTCGACGGCCTGGCGATCATGCCGACGGTGATGGTGGGCGGCGCGCTCGGCATCTTCTGCTACCTGTCGGGTAACGTGAAGTTCGCTGAATACCTGCTGATCCCTTATGTGCCGGGCGCAGGTGAGTTGATCGTGTTCTGCGGCGCGCTGATCGGTGCCGGCCTGGGCTTCCTGTGGTTCAACACCTATCCCGCACAAGTCTTCATGGGTGACGTCGGCGCGCTCGCGCTGGGCGCAGCCTTGGGCACCATCGCCGTGATCGTACGCCAGGAAATCGTGCTGTTCATCATGGGCGGTGTGTTCGTGATGGAAACCCTGTCGGTGGTCATCCAGGTGGCCTCCTTCAAATTGACCGGGCGCCGCGTGTTCCGCATGGCGCCGATTCACCACCACTTTGAACTCAAGGGCTGGCCCGAGCCGCGTGTGATTGTCCGTTTCTGGATCATCA of Pseudomonas fluorescens contains these proteins:
- a CDS encoding peptidoglycan D,D-transpeptidase FtsI family protein encodes the protein MKLEGALYPWRFRLMLGLLALMVAAIAWRIIDLQVVDRDFLIGQGDARSLRHIPIPAHRGLITDRNGEPLAVSTPVTTLWANAKELQTAKEKWPELAAALGQDPKALAERLEAQANKEFIYLVRGLTPEQGQQVLDLKVPGVYGIEEFRRFYPAGETTAHMVGFTDIDDHGREGVELAYDEWLAGVPGKRQVIKDRRGRLIKDVQVTKNAKAGKPLALSIDLRLQYLANRELRNAIIENGAKAGSLVIMDVKTGEILAMVNQPTYNPNNRRNLQPAMMRNRAMIDVFEPGSTMKAISMSAALETGRWKPSDKVEVYPGTLQLGKYTIRDVSRTEGPVLDLTGILINSSNVGMSKVAFDIGGETIYHLAQKIGLGQPTGLDFPGERVGNLPNYRDWKKAETATLSYGYGLSVTAIQLAHAFSVLANNGRMVPLSLIHVDEAPKATQVIPESVAKTMQGMLQQVIEAPRGVFRAQVPAYHVAGKSGTARKTSVGTKGYAENSYRSLFAGFGPMSDPRYAIVVVIDEPSKAGYFGGLVSAPVFSKVMSGTLRLMNITPDNLPPTQQANAGPPAAAAKANGGRG
- a CDS encoding UDP-N-acetylmuramoyl-L-alanyl-D-glutamate--2,6-diaminopimelate ligase, encoding MSLSLNKIFAHAGRDLLIRELSLDSRNVRAGDLFLAVPGGKLDGRAHIADALARGAAAVAYEVDGATVLPITDVPLIPVKGLAAQLSDIAGRFYGDPSRQLNLVGVTGTNGKTSVTQLVAQALDQLGQHCGIVGTLGTGFYGALQSGLHTTPNPIAVQATLADLKKAGAKAVAMEVSSHGLDQGRVSALAFDVAVMTNLSRDHLDYHGTMEAYAAAKAKLFAWNDLKCRVVNLDDAFGRQLAAEDSEARLISYSLEDSSAYLYCRDAQFNDEGVLATLVTPQGEHHLRSALLGRFNLSNVLAAIGALLGLDYALDEILRVLPKLEGPAGRMQRLGGGNQPLVVVDYAHTPDALEKVLEALRPHAKGKLLCLFGCGGDRDRGKRPLMAEIVERLADGVLVTDDNPRSEAPSQIFDDIRVGFKDASKVSFVAGRGAAIAQLIASASADDVVVLAGKGHEDYQEINGERHAFSDLVEADHALTAWEVAHA
- a CDS encoding UDP-N-acetylmuramoyl-tripeptide--D-alanyl-D-alanine ligase — encoded protein: MLKAMKFSELTQALSARVLSSDCSFDGVSIDSRNITPGQLFVALAGPRFDGHDYLNEVAAKGAVGALVQREVADSSLPQLLVADTRLALGQLGALNRAAFNKPVAAITGSSGKTTVKELLAGVLRTRGPVLATRGNLNNDFGAPLTLLELAPEHTSAVIELGASRIGEIAYTVALTKPHVAIINNAGTAHVGEFGGPEKIVEAKGEILEGLDASGTAVLNLDDKAFETWRVRAAGRKVLTFAVLNAAADFHASRITVDARGCPSFTLHTPQGSEHVQLNLLGNHNVANALAAAAAAHALGVSLFGIATGLGAVQPVKGRTVAQLATNGMRVIDDTYNANQSSVCAAIDLLKGFEGRKVLVLGDIAELGDWAEQSHREVGAYATGKVDALYAVGPNMAHAVNAFGPGARHFATQAELIQALGVAEQDKHTTILIKGSRSAVMENVVAALCGSSTEKH
- the mraY gene encoding phospho-N-acetylmuramoyl-pentapeptide-transferase yields the protein MLLLLAEYLQQFHKGFAVFQYLTLRGILGVLTALSLSLFLGPWMIRTLQSLQIGQSVRNDGPQSHLSKSGTPTMGGALILSSIGISTLLWADLHNRYVWVVLLVTLLFGAIGWVDDYRKVIEKNSKGLPSRWKYFWQSVFGLAAAIFLYTTAPSAVETTLIIPMLKDASIPLGIGFVVLTYFVIVGSSNAVNLTDGLDGLAIMPTVMVGGALGIFCYLSGNVKFAEYLLIPYVPGAGELIVFCGALIGAGLGFLWFNTYPAQVFMGDVGALALGAALGTIAVIVRQEIVLFIMGGVFVMETLSVVIQVASFKLTGRRVFRMAPIHHHFELKGWPEPRVIVRFWIITVILVLVGLATLKLR